The following coding sequences lie in one Arachis ipaensis cultivar K30076 chromosome B05, Araip1.1, whole genome shotgun sequence genomic window:
- the LOC107644543 gene encoding protein kinase PVPK-1, whose protein sequence is MESPANGVLESLSEVQNSVSVAQQHDPPSTSGTPCPTRPPLRPSRNHVHGPSPMPHSAGHHHSHGSKSIIHHQNTYVVNQKHSYLEGENADHEGLPSKSCIKQSFDDSKTCDSSVIFESDIDNSISGPSRRAVGNHSRSYCPSEVTFYASPQNSCYAATVYSEAKQSFTYTEISECGTSVDKSLESGIEVANSCDFNESRKTSICRASTGSDISDESSTSSLSSAMYKPHKANDKRWEAIQAIRARDGMLEMRHFRLLKKLGRGDIGSVYLAELSGTRTSFAMKIMNKTELANRKKLVRAQTEREILQSLDHPFLPTLYTHFETETFSCLVMEFCPGGDLHALRQRQPGKYFSEHAVRFYVAEVLLALEYLHMLGIIYRDLKPENVLVREDGHIMLSDFDLSLRCTVSPTLVKSSNSILETKTSGYCIQPSCAEPTCSMQPDCIQPACFSPRFLSSKSKKGKKYKPKNDMHHQVTPLPELIAEPTNARSMSFVGTHEYLAPEIIKGEGHGSAVDWWTFGIFLYELLFGRTPFKGSANRATLFNVVGQPLRFPESPTVSFAARDLIRGLLVKEPQHRLAYRRGATEIKQHPFFQNVNWALIRCANPPEVPRLVKPTPVEMDPGLNPSGNYLDIDFF, encoded by the exons ATGGAGTCACCTGCAAATGGAGTACTAGAGTCTTTATCAGAGGTTCAGAATTCAGTTTCTGTTGCACAGCAGCATGATCCTCCTTCTACATCCGGGACTCCCTGTCCTACGCGGCCTCCCTTAAGACCATCTCGGAATCATGTTCATGGGCCTTCTCCCATGCCCCATTCGGCCGGTCACCACCATAGTCACGGATCAAAGTCCATCATCCATCATCAAAATACCTATGTAGTTAATCAGAAGCATTCCTATTTGGAGGGTGAAAATGCGGACCATGAAGGATTGCCTTCGAAATCTTGCATCAAGCAATCATTTGATGATTCCAAGACTTGTGATTCAAGTGTCATATTCGAATCTGACATTGACAATTCCATCTCAGGTCCATCGAGACGAGCCGTTGGTAATCACAGCAGGAGTTACTGCCCATCAGAGGTTACTTTTTATGCAAGTCCTCAGAATAGTTGCTATGCTGCTACTGTCTATTCGGAAGCTAAACAAAGTTTCACCTATACTGAAATTAGTGAGTGTGGTACTAGTGTTGATAAGTCACTAGAAAGTGGCATTGAGGTTGCGAATTCCTGTGATTTTAATGAGAGTAGGAAGACCAGCATCTGCAGGGCGAGTACTGGGAGCGATATCAGCGATGAGAGCAGCACCAGTAGCTTGAGTAGTGCTATGTATAAACCACATAAGGCGAATGATAAACGGTGGGAAGCAATTCAGGCCATCCGAGCGCGCGATGGTATGTTGGAGATGAGACATTTCAGGTTGTTGAAGAAATTGGGACGCGGAGACATTGGAAGTGTGTATCTAGCTGAACTGAGCGGCACGAGGACTTCTTTTGCCATGAAAATAATGAACAAGACAGAGCTAGCGAATCGCAAGAAGCTTGTGAGGGCTCAGACTGAGAGAGAGATATTGCAGTCCTTAGATCATCCGTTTCTGCCCACATTGTATACACATTTTGAGACTGAGACATTCTCCTGCTTAGTAATGGAGTTCTGCCCCGGTGGAGACTTGCATGCACTCAGGCAAAGGCAACCCGGGAAGTATTTCTCGGAGCACGCTGTCAG GTTTTATGTGGCAGAAGTTCTCCTTGCTTTGGAGTATTTACATATGCTTGGGATCATCTACAGAGACCTTAAACCGGAGAACGTGTTGGTGAGGGAAGATGGTCATATAATGCTGTCGGATTTCGACCTCTCTCTAAGGTGCACGGTCAGTCCAACTCTTGTAAAGTCATCAAACTCTATCTTGGAGACGAAGACCTCAGGATACTGCATTCAGCCTTCTTGCGCCGAACCGACTTGTTCAATGCAGCCAGACTGCATCCAACCGGCATGCTTCTCGCCTCGATTTCTTTCCAGCAAATCCAAGAAAGGAAAGAAGTACAAGCCAAAGAATGACATGCATCATCAGGTGACCCCTCTTCCGGAGCTTATTGCCGAGCCAACAAATGCCAGATCGATGTCCTTCGTTGGTACACACGAGTACTTGGCTCCTGAGATCATTAAGGGCGAAGGGCACGGCAGTGCTGTGGACTGGTGGACATTTGGGATATTCCTATACGAGCTCTTGTTTGGGCGAACACCCTTCAAGGGCTCGGCCAATCGAGCAACGCTGTTTAACGTTGTTGGCCAGCCCTTAAGGTTTCCAGAGTCTCCAACTGTCAGTTTTGCTGCCAGGGACTTGATTAGGGGCTTACTCGTGAAAGAGCCTCAGCATCGTCTTGCCTATAGACGTGGAGCCACCGAAATCAAACAGCATCCGTTCTTTCAGAATGTTAACTGGGCGCTGATCCGGTGCGCGAATCCTCCTGAGGTTCCACGACTCGTTAAACCAACCCCAGTTGAGATGGACCCTGGTTTGAACCCTTCTGGTAATTATTTAGACATTGATTTCTTTTGA
- the LOC107644545 gene encoding uncharacterized protein LOC107644545 isoform X1, with protein MTLTLTHNISALFRVRNHFSLFAPIFSLNRNTHTLLPNTVAFMASADVDAKSGFTRPEMYKENLAGTVEAYDRHVFVCYKNHHSWPARLEASKDDPFLKGVGSAFKARKKDLSKTKITVCESREEAGLFDGDVLLFPEMIKYRRLDESNADSFFDDVLLGGKPWTAGVQDGLTGSHIFVCAHGSRDVRCGVCGPVLIEKLNEEIELRGLKEQISVLACSHIGGHKYAGNVIVFSPGPDEKITGHWYGYVTPNDVPALLDQHIAKGVVIQKLWRGQMGPATEVANGGDTETVKQNNVESNNLSSNVNVGGCCQGVNGVSCCQTANFEQNKGIEETTGAHKKQGSETCLKWPALQQHNIITAAGVLGALAAIAVAYRFYRRCSTLITKCSKKKKRVMLYGIMT; from the exons ATGACGCTAACTCTAACTCATAATATCTCTGCTCTTTTCAGAGTCCGCAACCATTTCTCACTTTTCGCTCCCATTTTCTCTCTTAACAGAAACACTCACACTCTTCTCCCAAACACCGTTGCGTTCATGGCTTCCGCCGACGTCGACGCCAAGAGCGGCTTCACGCGGCCGGAGATGTACAAGGAGAACCTTGCTGGCACCGTCGAAGCCTACGACCGCCACGTGTTTGTCTGCTACAAGAACCACCACTCCTGGCCCGCGCGTCTCGAGGCCTCCAAAGACGATCCGTTCTTGAAGGGCGTTGGATCGGCTTTTAAAGCTCGCAAGAAGGATCTCTCCAAG ACGAAGATCACAGTGTGCGAGTCGCGTGAGGAGGCTGGTTTATTCGACGGTGACGTGTTGCTTTTCCCGGAGATGATTAAATACAG GAGGTTGGATGAATCAAATGCTGATAGCTTTTTTGATGATGTTCTGCTGGGTGGCAAACCATGGACTGCTGGTGTGCAGGATGGGTTGACTGGTTCACATATTTTTGTATGTGCTCATGGAAGTCGTGATGTGAGATGTGGTGTTTGTGGACCAGTTCTCATCGAGAAGCTTAATGAGGAAATTGAACTCCGCGGGCTGAAGGAACAGATATCTGTTTTGGCTTGTTCTCATATTGGTGGCCACAAGTATGCTGGGAATGTAATTGTTTTCAGTCCAGGGCCAGATGAGAAAATCACGGGTCACTG GTATGGCTATGTTACTCCTAATGATGTGCCTGCACTGTTGGACCAACATATTGCAAAGGGAGTGGTCATACAAAAATTATGGAG GGGCCAAATGGGACCAGCTACTGAAGTTGCAAACGGAGGTGATACTGAGACTGTCAAGCAGAATAATGTTGAAAGTAACAATCTGAGCAGCAACGTAAATGTAGGTGGTTGTTGCCAGGGTGTTAATGGAGTTTCTTGCTGCCAAACTGCAAATTTTGAGCAAAACAAAGGGATTGAAGAAACCACTGGAGCACATAAAAAGCAGGGGAGCGAAACATGTTTGAAGTGGCCTGCCCTGCAGCAGCATAATATTATTACAGCTGCAGGTGTGCTTGGAGCTCTGGCAGCTATTGCTGTGGCGTACAGATTTTACCGAAG GTGCTCCACACTGATAACGAAatgttcaaaaaagaaaaaacggGTGATGCTGTACGGCATTATGACCTGA
- the LOC107644545 gene encoding altered inheritance of mitochondria protein 32 isoform X3 — translation MTLTLTHNISALFRVRNHFSLFAPIFSLNRNTHTLLPNTVAFMASADVDAKSGFTRPEMYKENLAGTVEAYDRHVFVCYKNHHSWPARLEASKDDPFLKGVGSAFKARKKDLSKTKITVCESREEAGLFDGDVLLFPEMIKYRRLDESNADSFFDDVLLGGKPWTAGVQDGLTGSHIFVCAHGSRDVRCGVCGPVLIEKLNEEIELRGLKEQISVLACSHIGGHKYAGNVIVFSPGPDEKITGHWYGYVTPNDVPALLDQHIAKGVVIQKLWRGQMGPATEVANGGDTETVKQNNVESNNLSSNVNVGGCCQGVNGVSCCQTANFEQNKGIEETTGAHKKQGSETCLKWPALQQHNIITAAGVLGALAAIAVAYRFYRREGL, via the exons ATGACGCTAACTCTAACTCATAATATCTCTGCTCTTTTCAGAGTCCGCAACCATTTCTCACTTTTCGCTCCCATTTTCTCTCTTAACAGAAACACTCACACTCTTCTCCCAAACACCGTTGCGTTCATGGCTTCCGCCGACGTCGACGCCAAGAGCGGCTTCACGCGGCCGGAGATGTACAAGGAGAACCTTGCTGGCACCGTCGAAGCCTACGACCGCCACGTGTTTGTCTGCTACAAGAACCACCACTCCTGGCCCGCGCGTCTCGAGGCCTCCAAAGACGATCCGTTCTTGAAGGGCGTTGGATCGGCTTTTAAAGCTCGCAAGAAGGATCTCTCCAAG ACGAAGATCACAGTGTGCGAGTCGCGTGAGGAGGCTGGTTTATTCGACGGTGACGTGTTGCTTTTCCCGGAGATGATTAAATACAG GAGGTTGGATGAATCAAATGCTGATAGCTTTTTTGATGATGTTCTGCTGGGTGGCAAACCATGGACTGCTGGTGTGCAGGATGGGTTGACTGGTTCACATATTTTTGTATGTGCTCATGGAAGTCGTGATGTGAGATGTGGTGTTTGTGGACCAGTTCTCATCGAGAAGCTTAATGAGGAAATTGAACTCCGCGGGCTGAAGGAACAGATATCTGTTTTGGCTTGTTCTCATATTGGTGGCCACAAGTATGCTGGGAATGTAATTGTTTTCAGTCCAGGGCCAGATGAGAAAATCACGGGTCACTG GTATGGCTATGTTACTCCTAATGATGTGCCTGCACTGTTGGACCAACATATTGCAAAGGGAGTGGTCATACAAAAATTATGGAG GGGCCAAATGGGACCAGCTACTGAAGTTGCAAACGGAGGTGATACTGAGACTGTCAAGCAGAATAATGTTGAAAGTAACAATCTGAGCAGCAACGTAAATGTAGGTGGTTGTTGCCAGGGTGTTAATGGAGTTTCTTGCTGCCAAACTGCAAATTTTGAGCAAAACAAAGGGATTGAAGAAACCACTGGAGCACATAAAAAGCAGGGGAGCGAAACATGTTTGAAGTGGCCTGCCCTGCAGCAGCATAATATTATTACAGCTGCAGGTGTGCTTGGAGCTCTGGCAGCTATTGCTGTGGCGTACAGATTTTACCGAAG AGAGGGTTTATAA
- the LOC107644545 gene encoding altered inheritance of mitochondria protein 32 isoform X2 — protein sequence MTLTLTHNISALFRVRNHFSLFAPIFSLNRNTHTLLPNTVAFMASADVDAKSGFTRPEMYKENLAGTVEAYDRHVFVCYKNHHSWPARLEASKDDPFLKGVGSAFKARKKDLSKTKITVCESREEAGLFDGDVLLFPEMIKYRRLDESNADSFFDDVLLGGKPWTAGVQDGLTGSHIFVCAHGSRDVRCGVCGPVLIEKLNEEIELRGLKEQISVLACSHIGGHKYAGNVIVFSPGPDEKITGHWYGYVTPNDVPALLDQHIAKGVVIQKLWRGQMGPATEVANGGDTETVKQNNVESNNLSSNVNVGGCCQGVNGVSCCQTANFEQNKGIEETTGAHKKQGSETCLKWPALQQHNIITAAGVLGALAAIAVAYRFYRSPIGAPH from the exons ATGACGCTAACTCTAACTCATAATATCTCTGCTCTTTTCAGAGTCCGCAACCATTTCTCACTTTTCGCTCCCATTTTCTCTCTTAACAGAAACACTCACACTCTTCTCCCAAACACCGTTGCGTTCATGGCTTCCGCCGACGTCGACGCCAAGAGCGGCTTCACGCGGCCGGAGATGTACAAGGAGAACCTTGCTGGCACCGTCGAAGCCTACGACCGCCACGTGTTTGTCTGCTACAAGAACCACCACTCCTGGCCCGCGCGTCTCGAGGCCTCCAAAGACGATCCGTTCTTGAAGGGCGTTGGATCGGCTTTTAAAGCTCGCAAGAAGGATCTCTCCAAG ACGAAGATCACAGTGTGCGAGTCGCGTGAGGAGGCTGGTTTATTCGACGGTGACGTGTTGCTTTTCCCGGAGATGATTAAATACAG GAGGTTGGATGAATCAAATGCTGATAGCTTTTTTGATGATGTTCTGCTGGGTGGCAAACCATGGACTGCTGGTGTGCAGGATGGGTTGACTGGTTCACATATTTTTGTATGTGCTCATGGAAGTCGTGATGTGAGATGTGGTGTTTGTGGACCAGTTCTCATCGAGAAGCTTAATGAGGAAATTGAACTCCGCGGGCTGAAGGAACAGATATCTGTTTTGGCTTGTTCTCATATTGGTGGCCACAAGTATGCTGGGAATGTAATTGTTTTCAGTCCAGGGCCAGATGAGAAAATCACGGGTCACTG GTATGGCTATGTTACTCCTAATGATGTGCCTGCACTGTTGGACCAACATATTGCAAAGGGAGTGGTCATACAAAAATTATGGAG GGGCCAAATGGGACCAGCTACTGAAGTTGCAAACGGAGGTGATACTGAGACTGTCAAGCAGAATAATGTTGAAAGTAACAATCTGAGCAGCAACGTAAATGTAGGTGGTTGTTGCCAGGGTGTTAATGGAGTTTCTTGCTGCCAAACTGCAAATTTTGAGCAAAACAAAGGGATTGAAGAAACCACTGGAGCACATAAAAAGCAGGGGAGCGAAACATGTTTGAAGTGGCCTGCCCTGCAGCAGCATAATATTATTACAGCTGCAGGTGTGCTTGGAGCTCTGGCAGCTATTGCTGTGGCGTACAGATTTTACCGAAG TCCTATAGGTGCTCCACACTGA